The genomic segment AATGCAAAACATGGCGAATATACGTAGTTCGCTCGTTTCTAAACCGTTACCTATCACAGCATAAATATCCTATAATTGTTTGTATTTCAATTAGAAAGGAAAACTTGAATGTCTTCCGCAATGGAAGGTGATATGTTTCTTGATGCCGGATGCTTCTATCCATACTTTCAAAGGACGGGAAATCCAAGAGGCATCTGTCAATCCCTCAAAAACGAGCGCTTCATCATTACTTGGGCGTTCACCACATAGCTGAAGAGCTTGTTGGATGACTGGTTTATAATCGGGGCGTTTTGTTTTTTGCTGAATCACAATCGCTTGCCATGTACCTTTGCTTGTCTGTTGAATCTGCTGCCACTTCAATGACTGAATATCACTATGTCGCAATCCTGTAAGGATAGAAAACAAGAACGCACGTTTCAAAACGTCATCTTTACAAGGAGTATCAACCAACATTTGTACTTCATTCATAGTAAGTGCAACACGAGGCGTCTCTATGTTTGTTATTCCTTTTACTTTTGCGCTGATGTCAACCGTCAGATATTCATCAACGAACGCCTGCTTCAATCCGGCTTTGAGGATGGAGAAATAGGTGGATGCCGTGTTCTGTGAGATTGTTCCTTTCTTATTGCCTCCCATCGGAGCACGTAACAGGAACATCTTGATGTCTTCAAGTAGTTTTACGGAAATCGTCTTAAACGGAATCGGGTTGCCTTGCGAATAGATTTTCAATAATTCTCCCA from the Bacteroides eggerthii genome contains:
- a CDS encoding site-specific integrase, whose protein sequence is MKKALPNTKVTVKLRRSNYKEEWYLIIESYPVYKRGSKRASRVVESINRTISTPVWDKSSIARILPDGTFNYKPKRDLNGIIQCRSTIDQEACIYADNVRKLRQHEYDSAVLYTDKENEIAAQNERSEQDFIKYFNGIISKRHPNSSNSIIVNWTRVGELLKIYSQGNPIPFKTISVKLLEDIKMFLLRAPMGGNKKGTISQNTASTYFSILKAGLKQAFVDEYLTVDISAKVKGITNIETPRVALTMNEVQMLVDTPCKDDVLKRAFLFSILTGLRHSDIQSLKWQQIQQTSKGTWQAIVIQQKTKRPDYKPVIQQALQLCGERPSNDEALVFEGLTDASWISRPLKVWIEASGIKKHITFHCGRHSSFPF